A genomic region of Saccopteryx bilineata isolate mSacBil1 chromosome 1, mSacBil1_pri_phased_curated, whole genome shotgun sequence contains the following coding sequences:
- the LOC136319274 gene encoding basic salivary proline-rich protein 2-like — MEERRKQKHHPKSYPANCVSVSASQPQQAPNLGTHSASQPQRAPNLGTHPASQPQQAPNLGTHPASQPQQAPNLGTHPASQTQQAPNLGTHPASQPQQAPNLGTQPASQPQQAPNQGTHSASKPQQAPNLGTHPASQPQQAPNLGTHPASQPQQAPNLGTHPASQPQQAPNLGTHPASQTQQAPNLGTHSASQPQQAPNQGTHPASQPQRAPNLGTHSASQPQRAPNLGTHPASQPQRAPNLGTHPASQPQRAPNLGTHPASQPQRAPNLGTHPASQTQQAPNLGTHPASQPQRAPNLGTHSASQPQRAPNQGTHPASQPQQAPNQGTHSASQPQQAPNLGTHSASQPQQAPNLGTHSASQPQQAPNLGTHPASQPQQAPNLGTHPASQPQQAPNLGTHSASQPQQAPNQGTHPASQPQQAPNLGTHPASQPQQAPNLGTHPASQPQQAPNQGTHPASQPQRAPNLGTHSASQPQRAPNLGTHSASQPQRAPNLGTHPASQPQQAPNQGTHPASQPQQAPNLGTHPASQPQQAPNLGTHPASQPQQAPNLGTHSASQPQQAPNLGTHPASQPQQAPNLGTHSASQHQVATALNYL; from the exons atggaggaaagaagaaaacaaaagcatcATCCAAAATCTTATCCTGCAAACTGTGTTTCTGTATCAG CATCGCAGCCCCAGCAAGCTCCTAACCTGGGAACTCACTCAGCATCGCAGCCCCAGCGAGCTCCTAACCTGGGAACTCACCCAGCATCGCAGCCCCAGCAAGCTCCTAACCTGGGAACTCACCCAGCATCGCAGCCCCAGCAAGCTCCTAACCTGGGAACTCACCCAGCATCGCAGACACAGCAAGCTCCTAACCTGGGAACTCACCCAGCATCGCAGCCCCAGCAAGCTCCTAACCTGGGAACTCAACCAGCATCGCAGCCCCAGCAAGCTCCTAACCAGGGAACTCACTCAGCATCGAAGCCCCAGCAAGCTCCTAACCTGGGAACTCACCCAGCATCGCAGCCCCAGCAAGCTCCTAACCTGGGAACTCACCCAGCATCGCAGCCCCAGCAAGCTCCTAACCTGGGAACTCACCCAGCATCGCAGCCCCAGCAAGCTCCTAACCTGGGAACTCACCCAGCATCACAGACCCAGCAAGCTCCTAACCTAGGAACTCACTCAGCATCGCAGCCCCAGCAAGCTCCTAACCAGGGAACTCACCCAGCATCGCAGCCCCAGCGAGCTCCTAACCTGGGAACTCACTCAGCATCACAGCCCCAGCGAGCTCCTAACCTGGGAACTCACCCAGCATCGCAGCCCCAGCGAGCTCCTAACCTGGGAACTCACCCAGCATCGCAGCCCCAGCGAGCTCCTAACCTGGGAACTCACCCAGCATCGCAGCCCCAGCGAGCTCCTAACCTGGGAACTCACCCAGCATCGCAGACCCAGCAAGCTCCTAACCTGGGAACTCACCCAGCATCGCAGCCCCAGCGAGCTCCTAACCTGGGAACTCACTCAGCATCGCAGCCCCAGCGAGCTCCTAACCAGGGAACTCACCCAGCATCGCAGCCCCAGCAAGCTCCTAACCAGGGAACTCACTCAGCATCGCAGCCCCAGCAAGCTCCTAACCTGGGAACTCACTCAGCATCGCAGCCCCAGCAAGCTCCTAACCTGGGAACTCACTCAGCATCGCAGCCCCAGCAAGCTCCTAACCTGGGAACTCACCCAGCATCGCAGCCCCAGCAAGCTCCTAACCTAGGAACTCACCCAGCATCGCAGCCCCAGCAAGCTCCTAACCTAGGAACTCACTCAGCATCACAGCCCCAGCAAGCTCCTAACCAGGGAACTCACCCAGCATCGCAGCCCCAGCAAGCTCCTAACCTGGGAACTCACCCAGCATCGCAGCCCCAGCAAGCTCCTAACCTGGGAACTCACCCAGCATCGCAGCCCCAGCAAGCTCCTAACCAGGGAACTCACCCAGCATCGCAGCCCCAGCGAGCTCCTAACCTGGGAACTCACTCAGCATCGCAGCCCCAGCGAGCTCCTAACCTGGGAACTCACTCAGCATCGCAGCCCCAGCGAGCTCCTAACCTGGGAACTCACCCAGCATCGCAGCCCCAGCAAGCTCCTAACCAGGGAACTCACCCAGCATCGCAGCCCCAGCAAGCTCCTAACCTGGGAACTCACCCAGCATCGCAGCCCCAGCAAGCTCCTAACCTGGGAACTCACCCAGCATCGCAGCCCCAGCAAGCTCCTAACCTGGGAACTCACTCAGCATCGCAGCCCCAGCAAGCTCCTAACCTGGGAACTCACCCAGCATCGCAGCCCCAGCAAGCTCCTAACCTGGGAACTCACTCAGCATCGCAGCATCAGGTTGCCACAGCTTTGAACTATTTGTGA